The Pseudomonas nunensis genome includes the window GGTGGGCAAGCGCCTGTTCGTCGCCAAGGAGCGCGACCCGATGCTGATCTACGAAGTGCAGGGCTTCCCTCATTACAACCCGGAAAAATCCTACGCCGTACACGTCGTCAACAACCCCAAGCGCGATGCCGGGATGTTTGTGCGGGACCTGTCGAGCCTGCAATACGACGAGCGCAGCGGCCACTTGATGGCGCTGTCCGACGAGTCACGGCTGATCATGGAACTGGATGTGGATGGGCGACCGCTGAGCACGATGTCCCTGAACAAGGGGCGCCAGGGCCTGCAAAAGACTGTGCCGCAGGCGGAAGGGATTGCGATGGATGACGACGGTACGTTGTACCTGGTGAGCGAACCGAACCTGTTCTACACCTTCAAAAAACCAGCACAACCCTGACCAACACCCCAAAATAACTGTGGGAGCGGGCTTGCTCGCGAAGGCGGTGGATCAGTCAACATCATCGTTGAATGACACACCGCTTTCGCGAGCAAGCCCGCTCCCACAGGTTTATCTGCGTGGCGGGTTACTCGGCGCGCAGGGTTTTGACGCCTTCGCTGGTGCCCAACAACAGCAAATCCGCCGGACGCGCCGCGAACAAGCCGTTGGTGACCACGCCGACGATCGCATTGATCTGAGTCTCCAGCTCCACCGGGTTGGTGATCTGCATGTTGAACACGTCGAGGATGATGTTGCCGTTGTCGGTCAGTACGCCTTCACGGTAAACCGGGTCGCCGCCCAGTTTCACCAGCTCGCGGGCCACGTGGCTGCGGGCCATCGGGATCACTTCCACTGGCAACGGGAACGCGCCGAGCACCGGCACCAATTTGCTGCCATCGGCGATGCAGATGAAAGTCTTGGCCACGGCCGCGACGATCTTCTCGCGGGTCAGGGCTGCGCCGCCGCCCTTGATCAGGTTCAGGTGCGCGTCGCTTTCATCGGCGCCATCGACGTAAAACTCCAGGTCGCTGACGGTATTCAGCTCATACACCGGAATCCCGTGGCCCTTGAGGCGCGCGGCGGTGGCTTCGGAACTGGCGACGGCGCCATCGAACGCACCCTTGTGCTTGGCCAGTGCATCGATGAAGCAGTTGGCAGTGGAGCCGGTGCCGACACCGACGACGCTCTTGTCGTCGAGTTTCGGAAGGATGAAGTCGACGGCGGCCTGGGCCACTGCCTGTTTGAGTTGATCCTGGGTCATGCGGGCTCCGAAGCGGGCAAGGGGAGAACGGAAAGGCCGGCATTATAGGCTTCGGGGCGGGGAAGGGGGAAACACTCCTGTGGCGAGGGGGCTCGCCCCCGTTCGGCTGCGAAGCAGTCGCAAAACCTGCCTGCGCGGTATGTCTGAAAGAATGCAGGGGACCGCTTCGCGCTCCAGCGGGAGCAAGCTCCCTCGCCACAAGGGTTCAATGGTGTCTAAAACCACCTGTTTAGTGTGGTCGCCCGCCCGAAAGCCGGGTTAGACTCCTTGGCCCTGCCCAACCCGCTCAGTGATGCTTTCCGATGCTCGAACAGTACGTGAAAAAGATCCTCACCTCGCGCGTTTATGACGTTGCCGTAGAAACCCCATTGCAGACTGCTCGCCAGCTCTCCGAGCGGCTGGGCAACAATATTTGGCTCAAGCGCGAAGACTTGCAGCCGGTGTTCTCGTTCAAGATTCGCGGCGCTTACAACAAGCTGACCCAGCTGAGCGATGAAGAACGTGCGCGCGGCGTGGTCACCGCCTCGGCGGGCAACCATGCGCAAGGCCTGGCCCTGGCGGCCAAGGTGTTGGGCGTGAAAGCGACCATCGTCATGCCCAAGACCACCCCCGAAATCAAAGTCGAAGGCGTGCGCTCGCGTGGCGGCAAAGTGGTGCTGCACGGCGATTCGTTCCCGGAAGCCCTGGCTTACTCGCTGAAACTGGTCGACGAAAAAGGCTACGTCTACATCCACCCGTATGACGATCCCCACACCATTGCCGGGCAGGGCACGGTGGCCATGGAGATTCTGCGCCAACACCCTGGCCGTCTCGATGCGATTTTCGTCCCGGTGGGCGGCGGCGGTTTGATCGCCGGCATCGCGGCGTACGTGAAATACCTGCGCCCGGAAATCAAGATCATCGGCGTCGAGCCGGACGATTCAAACTGCCTGCAAGCCGCGATGGCCGCCGGCGAGCGCGTGATTCTGCCGACCGTGGGTATCTTCGCCGACGGCGTGGCAGTAGCGCAGATCGGCCAGCACACCTTCGATATCTGCAAAGACTACGTCGATGAAGTGATCACCGTCAGCACCGATGAAATCTGCGCGGCAATCAAGGATATCTACGACGATACCCGCTCGATCACCGAGCCTGCCGGCGCTCTGGGCGTGGCCGGGATCAAAAAGTACGTCGACCTGAATGGCGTCACCGGTCACACCTTCGTGGCCATCGACTCCGGCGCCAACGTCAACTTCGATCGCCTGCGCCATGTCGCCGAACGCGCCGAACTGGGTGAAGGTCGCGAAGCCATCATTGCCGTGACCATCCCGGAGAAACCGGGCAGCTTCAAAGCGTTCTGCGAAGCCATCGGCAAACGCCAGATCACCGAATTCAACTACCGCTACAACACCGGCAGCGAAGCGCACATCTTCGTTGGCGTGCAGACACACCCGGACAACGACCCGCGCAGTGCACTGATCGCCAGTCTCAGCGAGCAAGGTTTCCCGGTGCTCGACTTGACCGACAACGAATTGGCCAAGCTGCACATCCGCCATATGGTCGGTGGTCGCGCGGCGCACGTGGTCGACGAAGTGATTTTGCGCTTCGAATTTCCGGAGCGTCCGGGCGCGCTGTTCAACTTCCTTAATAAGCTGGGCGGGCGCTGGAACATCTCGATGTTCCACTACCGTAACCACGGCGCTGCGGACGGGCGTGTGGTGGCCGGCCTGCAAGTGCCTCACGATGAACGTCATCTGGTGCCCGCAGCACTGGAAGAAATCGGCTACCCGTACTGGGATGAAAGCGACAACCCGGCCTACAAACTGTTTCTCGGCTGAGCGGCTACGCTGATGGGCACGTCATAAGGAAATCGAACCATGGAAACGTTAACCGCCCTGAAAGTGGCGCATGTGGTGGCAACGGTGTTGCTGCTGGCCAGCGCCCTGGGTCTGGCGATATGGGTCGGACTTGCGCGGCGCAAGGGTGATGCGACGGCGGGAAGCCGTACGTTGCAACGGCCGTGTGTGTTTGTCTGGTTGCTGATGGGCCTGGCGTTGCTGAGCATGCCGTTCACCGGCTGGTGGATGGTGCATCTGGTGGGCTGGCCGCTGGGGCAGACGTGGATTCTGGCGTCGAGCGTGCTGTACACCGTGGCGGCGCTGGCGTGGTTCTGGTTGCTGGTGCGTCTTAACAAGCTGCGCACGGCGCCGGGTGGCGTAGGGAAATTTACCTTTGCGTTGGCGTTGTTCAGTTTTGTCTGCTTGATCGCGATTGCAGGGTTGATGGGCGCCAAGCCGGTTTGACACGAATCAATATGTAGCAGCTGCCGAGGTACGAGGCTGCGTTGCGTGTCCGCAGGACCGCCCTCGGGGGCCGCTGCGCAGCCCGACGCAGCCTCGTGCCTCGGCAGCTGCTACAAAGGGTTTCAGTCGCGCAGAGTCATCACCGGCCAGCCACGCTTCTCGGCTTCGGCGCGTAAATTTGGATCTGGGTCCACAGCCACCGGATTCGCCACCTGCTCCAGCAACGGCAAATCATTCATCGAATCGCTATAGAAATAACTGTCTTCGAGCGAATACCCGGTCTCTTCCAGCCAACGATTCAGCCGCGTGACCTTGCCTTCCTTGAAGCACGGAACGTCGGTGCTGCGCCCGCTGTAGCGGCCGTCGACCATTTCGCATTCGGTGGCAATCAGGGTTTCAACCCCCAGGCGCCGGGCAATCGGTCCGGTGACGAAGCGGTTGGTGGCGGTGATGATCACCAGTTTGTCGCCGGCTTCGCGGTGCTTGGCCAGCAGTTCGAGGGCCTTGGGCAGTACGATCGGCTCGATGCAGTCGCGCATGTAGTCCAGATGCCATTGATCCAGCGTGGCCATCTCGGTGCGGCCGAGAATTTCCAGGCAGAAGTTCAGGTATTCGGCGTTATCCAGCTTGCCCGCCAGGTAGTCCTGATAGAACTCATCGTTGCGTGCCTTGTAGGTCACGGCGTCGAGAAAGCCGCGTTCGCACAGGTAATCGCCCCAAGCGTGGTCACTGTCGCCGCCCAAAAGCGTGTTGTCCAAGTCGAATAAAGCCAGCCGCATTGCAGTTACTCGCTGAAAAGTCTGTAGAAAGGTCCCCAGAATACGTACTTTTCACAAGAGTGCACATAAGGTGGGCCGGCTCGTTGCTGCCTTCACAACCTTTGTGGAACAATGCGGCGACATGCGTTTGCGAGGTTGTTGCCGTGATCGACCCCGATGGTTTCCGCCCCAATGTCGGGATCATTCTCACGAATGATGCCGGCCAGGTGCTATGGGCTCGCCGTATCAATCAAGATGCCTGGCAGTTTCCACAGGGAGGGATCAACCCCCAGGAGACGCCGGAAGACGCCTTGTACCGCGAGTTGAACGAAGAAGTCGGCCTGGAGCGCGAAGATGTTGAAATTCTCGCCTGCACCCGGGGCTGGTTGCGCTATCGTTTGCCGCAACGTCTGGTCCGTACCCACAGCCAACCGCTGTGTATCGGCCAGAAACAGAAATGGTTTCTCCTGCGCCTGATCTCCAACGAGCAGCGGGTGCGGATGGATTTGACCGGTAAACCGGAATTCGATGGCTGGCGCTGGGTCAGTTATTGGTATCCGTTGGGCCAGGTGGTGACATTCAAGCGCGAGGTGTATCGACGCGCTCTCAAAGAGCTTGCCCCGCGCCTTTTAACGCGCGACTGACGACGGAGTTCGACCCCGAGCCATGCTCAATACGCTGCGCAAGATCGTCCAGGAAGTTAACTCCGCCAAGGATCTCAAGGCGGCGTTGGGGATTATTGTGTTGCGCGTCAAAGAGGCCATGGGCAGCCAGGTCTGCTCGGTCTACCTGCTTGACCCGGAAACCAACCGCTTCGTGCTGATGGCCACCGAGGGCTTGAACAAGCGCTCGATCGGCAAAGTCAGCATGGCACCCAACGAAGGTCTGGTTGGCCTGGTCGGCACGCGTGAAGAACCCCTGAACCTCGAAAACGCCGCGGATCACCCGCGCTATCGTTACTTCGCCGAGACCGGTGAAGAACGCTACGCCTCATTCCTCGGGGCGCCGATCATTCACCACCGTCGCGTCGTCGGCGTGTTGGTCATTCAGCAAAAAGAACGCCGCCAGTTCGATGAAGGTGAAGAAGCCTTCCTCGTGACCATGAGCGCGCAACTGGCCGGCGTTATCGCCCACGCCGAGGCCACCGGTTCGATCCGTGGCCTGGGCCGTCAGGGCAAAGGCATCCAGGAAGCCAAGTTCGTCGGCGTACCGGGTTCGCCGGGTGCGGCAGTCGGTACGGCCGTGGTCATGTTGCCGCCCGCCGACCTGGACGTGGTGCCGGACAAGACCATCACCGACATCGACGCTGAACTGGCGTTGTTCAAGACCGCCATCGAAGGCGTGCGCGCCGACATGCGCGCGCTGTCGGCCAAACTGGCGACCCAGCTGCGCCCGGAAGAGCGCGCGCTGTTCGACGTCTACCTGATGATGCTCGACGATGCAGCGCTGGGCAGCGAAGTCACCACCGTGATCAAGACCGGCCAGTGGGCCCAGGGCGCGTTGCGCCAAGTGGTGACCGATCACGTCAATCGCTTCGAGTTGATGGACGATGCTTACCTGCGTGAGCGCGCCTCGGACGTCAAGGACCTTGGCCGCCGTTTGCTCGCCTACCTGCAGGAAGAGCGCCAGCAGAACCTGGTCTACCCGGAAAAAACCATTCTGGTCAGCGAAGAACTGACGCCGGCGATGCTCGGCGAGGTGCCGGAAGGCACGCTGGTCGGTCTGGTTTCGGTCCTCGGTTCAGGCAACTCCCACGTCGCGATTCTCGCTCGGGCGATGGGCATCCCGACGGTGATGGGCCTGGTTGATCTGCCGTATGCCAAGGTCGACGGCATCGAATTGATCGTCGATGGTAATCGCGGCGAGGTCTACACCAACCCCAGCGACGTGCTGCGCAAGCAGTTCGCCGAAGTGGTGGAAGAAGAGAAACAACTGGCGCTCGGTCTCGACTCCCTGCGCGACTTGCCGTGCGTGACCCTCGATGGTCACCGCATGCCGCTGTGGGTCAACACCGGCTTGCTGGCGGACGTGGCGCGGGCGCAGAAGCGTGGCGCCGAGGGCGTTGGTCTGTACCGCACCGAAGTGCCGTTCATGATCAACCAGCGCTTCCCGAGTGAAAAAGAGCAGTTGGCGATCTATCGCGAGCAGCTCGCTGCGTTCCATCCGCAACCGGTGACCATGCGCAGCCTGGACATCGGCGGTGACAAATCGCTGTCGTACTTCCCGATCAAGGAAGACAACCCGTTTCTCGGCTGGCGCGGTATTCGCGTCACCCTCGACCACCCGGAAATCTTCCTGGTCCAGACTCGCGCGATGCTCAAGGCCAGCGAAGGCTTGAACAACCTGCGGATCCTGCTGCCGATGATCTCCGGCACTCACGAACTCGAAGAGGCCCTGCACCTGATTCACCGGGCCTGGGGCGAAGTCCGCGACGAAGGCACCGACGTGCCGATGCCGCCGATTGGCGTGATGATCGAGATTCCGGCGGCTGTTTATCAGACCAAGGAACTGGCGCGGCAAGTGGACTTCCTGTCGGTCGGCTCCAACGACCTGACCCAGTATCTGTTGGCCGTGGACCGCAACAACCCGCGAGTGGCCGATCTCTACGACTACCTGCACCCGGCGGTGCTGCAAGCCTTGCAGAACGTGGTGCGTGATGCGCATGCCGAAGGCAAGCCAGTGAGTATCTGCGGCGAAATGGCCGGCGACCCGGCAGCGGCAGTGCTGTTGATGGCGATGGGCTTCGACAGCCTGTCGATGAACGCCACCAACTTGCCGAAGGTGAAGTGGATGTTGCGTCAGGTCAACTTGAGCATGGCCAAGGAATTGCTGGCGGAGCTGATGACCATCGACAACCCGCAAGTTATCCACAGTTCGCTGCAATTGGCGCTGAAGAACCTTGGGTTGGCGCGGATGGTTAATCCGGCTTCGGCCAAGACACTCTAAACGCTGCTGGCCCTGTGGCGAGGGAGCTTGCTCCCGCTGGAGTGCGAAGCGCTCCCAATCCGGCCAATGCGTTCTTTCAGAAAGTTCGCATTGACCGGTTTACGACTGCTCCGCAGCCGGACGGGAGCAAGCTCCCTCGCCACAATTTACATCCTGGCCTTTAAATCCTGATCTCCACTTCCCCTAGATGCCCGCCATACGGCCCGAAACTCCTTTCGACCATATGCCGCGTCCCGTCCGCCCGGACAATCAATGCGGTACTCGCCCGCGTCCCATAAGTCGGGCTGGCAATAAACACACTCGACAACAACGTCTCGGTAGCCAATCCAACCCCGGTATCCGGCAGCTCCGTCAGCGGCGCCGTCTGTGAATCACGCAAAATCGCCAGCAACGCCTCGGGCTGCGGGTCGTCCAGCAGTTCACTCAACGCAGCCTTGGCTTTGAGTACTTTCGGCCACGGCGTATCCAGCCCAGCGTTCGACAACCCATAGACCCCAGGCGCCAGCATCACCGCTTCGCTGTCCCGGGCGTTGAAGTGCCACAGCTCATTGGAATTACCGACCAGCAGGTTAAACCCGGCATATTCCCGTGAACGGCTGACAACGTCGGCTAAATAGTCATCAATTGACCTCTCGCCGCTCAAAAAGCCTGCCACCAGTTCACCGCGTGATCGAGGCGACGGTGGCTGATGTGGATCGCGGATATTGGTCAGGGCAGCGAAGCGCCCGTTTGCGCCGACGCCGAGCCAGGTGCCGCCCGCTTCCAGGTCCCGACCGGCATGCACATGGGGCGCATGCGGCCACTGCGCCAGGGGCTGGGTAGGCCGAGCATAGAATTCGTCGCGGTTGGCCGCCACGATCAGCGGCTGGGCATGCCCCGGTCGCCAAGCGAAAATAATCAGGCACATAAGGTGGTCCTTGTGTGTTTTTTGCTCACTCTACGCAGACATTGCCCGCGCATCCATCGCCATCCAGTAGAGCTGGAGGCCATGCATCCGTTACCATGCCGCTCCTATTTTCGCGACGTGTGGAACAACGGCCATGGAATTTCTGCTCTATCTGGCGCTGGGCGCCTGTGCAGGTGTGCTGGCCGGGCTGTTCGGGGTCGGTGGCGGGATTATCATCGTCCCGGTGCTGGTGTTCAGTTTCAAGCTGCAGGGCTTCGATCCGTCGATCCTCACGCACCTGGCCGTCGGTACGTCCCTGGCAACAATCATTTTTACCTCGGTGAATGCGATCCGCGAGCATCACCGCCGTGGCGCCGTGCGTTGGCCGATTTTTGCCTGGATGACCCTCGGTATTCTGATCGGTGCCGGTTTCGGCGCGCTGACCGCCGAGGCGATCTCCGGCCCGCATTTGCAGAAGATCATCGGCGTATTCGCGCTGATCGTCGCGGTTCAGCTCGCATTGGACTTCAAACCCAAGGCCAGCCGAACGGTGCCGGGCAAAGTCGGTCTGACCGTGGCCGGCAGTGTGATTGGCTGGGCTTCGGCGATTTTCGGGATCGGCGGTGGTTCGTTGACCGTGCCGTTCCTGACCTGGCGCAGTGTGCCGATGCAGCAAGCGGTGGCGACTTCATCGGCCTGCGGCTTGCCGATTGCCGTGTCCAGTGCATTATTTTTCATGATTCTGGGCTGGCACGATCCGTTGTTGCCGGCCCATAGTCTCGGTTTTGTTTATTTGCCGGCGTTGCTGGGGATTGCCCTGACCAGCATGTTCTTCGCTCGCTTCGGTGCGCGACTGGCGCACAACTTGTCGCCGCGCTTGCTCAAAAGACTGTTCGCCGCTTTGCTGTTCTGCGTGGGGCTGAATTTCCTGCTCTGACGCAACCGCAATCCTGGCTTAATCCTGAGGTGGCAGCGTCCCCCGGGAATTTTGAAGGTTTCAACTCTAACGAGGAGTCGCAATGCTGCCTTACCCGCAGATCGACCCGGTGGCCCTGGCCATCGGTCCGCTGAAAATCCACTGGTACGGTCTGATGTACCTGATCGGCATCGGCGGCGCCTGGCTGCTGGCGTCCCGTCGGCTGAACCGCTTCGACCCGACCTGGACCAAGGAGAAACTCTCCGACATGGTCTTCTGGATGTCGATGGGGGTCATTGTCGGCGGCCGCCTGGGCTACGTGTTGTTCTACGATCTGAGTGCGTACCTGGCCAACCCGACGCTGATTTTCGAAGTGTGGAAGGGCGGCATGTCGTTCCACGGCGGGTTTATCGGTGTGATGCTGGCGGCGTTGTGGTTCGGTAAAAAGAACAACAAGTCGTTTTTCCAGTTGATGGACTTCGTCGCACCGATGGTGCCGATCGGCTTGGGTGCCGGGCGTATCGGTAACTTCATCAACGCCGAATTGTGGGGCAAGCCGACCGACGTGCCGTGGGCGATGATCTTCCCGCCGTTCAGCGATCCGTCGCAGTTGCCGCGTCACCCGTCGCAGCTGTATCAGTTTGCGCTTGAGGGCGTCGCGCTGTTCCTGATCTTGTGGCTGTTCTCGCGCAAGCCGCGGCCAACCATGGCAGTGTCCGGCATGTTCACGCTGTTCTACGGCATCTTCCGTTTCATCGTCGAATTCGTCCGCGTACCGGACGCGCAACTGGGCTATCTGGCCTGGGGCTGGCTGACCATGGGTCAGGTGCTGTGCGTACCGATGGTGCTCGCCGGTCTGTTCCTGATCTGGCTGGCGTATCATCGCGCTCCGGCGGCGCCAGCGGCGGCGGTATAAATTCGAATCCCGGGGGCGACGGCTCCCGGGTTCAAGGACACAGGTAACTCATGAAGCAATATCTCGATCTGGTGGCCCACGTCATCAAGAACGGCACCAAGCAAGCCAACCGCACTGGCGTCAACACCATCAGCTTCCCTGGCGCGATGCTGCGTTACGACCTGAAGGAAGGTTTCCCGGCGATCACTACGCGCAAGATGGCCTTCAAATCCGCCATCGGCGAGATGTGCGGTTTCCTGCGGGGCGTGAACAACGCCGCCGAATTCCGTGCCCTGGGCTGCAAGGTCTGGGACCAGAACGCCAACGAAAACGCGCAGTGGCTGGCCAACCCGTTCCGTCAGGGCGAAGACGACCTCGGCGAAATCTACGGCGTGCAATGGCGCAAATGGCCGGCGTACAAGCAGATCCCGGTCAGCAACAAAGCCGCCATCGAGCAGACTTTGAGCCAAGGCTATCGCCAGATCGCTGAAGGCGAAGAAGACGGCCAGGCCTACGTGGTGCTGTACAAGGCGATC containing:
- a CDS encoding HAD family hydrolase translates to MRLALFDLDNTLLGGDSDHAWGDYLCERGFLDAVTYKARNDEFYQDYLAGKLDNAEYLNFCLEILGRTEMATLDQWHLDYMRDCIEPIVLPKALELLAKHREAGDKLVIITATNRFVTGPIARRLGVETLIATECEMVDGRYSGRSTDVPCFKEGKVTRLNRWLEETGYSLEDSYFYSDSMNDLPLLEQVANPVAVDPDPNLRAEAEKRGWPVMTLRD
- the ptsP gene encoding phosphoenolpyruvate--protein phosphotransferase, with amino-acid sequence MLNTLRKIVQEVNSAKDLKAALGIIVLRVKEAMGSQVCSVYLLDPETNRFVLMATEGLNKRSIGKVSMAPNEGLVGLVGTREEPLNLENAADHPRYRYFAETGEERYASFLGAPIIHHRRVVGVLVIQQKERRQFDEGEEAFLVTMSAQLAGVIAHAEATGSIRGLGRQGKGIQEAKFVGVPGSPGAAVGTAVVMLPPADLDVVPDKTITDIDAELALFKTAIEGVRADMRALSAKLATQLRPEERALFDVYLMMLDDAALGSEVTTVIKTGQWAQGALRQVVTDHVNRFELMDDAYLRERASDVKDLGRRLLAYLQEERQQNLVYPEKTILVSEELTPAMLGEVPEGTLVGLVSVLGSGNSHVAILARAMGIPTVMGLVDLPYAKVDGIELIVDGNRGEVYTNPSDVLRKQFAEVVEEEKQLALGLDSLRDLPCVTLDGHRMPLWVNTGLLADVARAQKRGAEGVGLYRTEVPFMINQRFPSEKEQLAIYREQLAAFHPQPVTMRSLDIGGDKSLSYFPIKEDNPFLGWRGIRVTLDHPEIFLVQTRAMLKASEGLNNLRILLPMISGTHELEEALHLIHRAWGEVRDEGTDVPMPPIGVMIEIPAAVYQTKELARQVDFLSVGSNDLTQYLLAVDRNNPRVADLYDYLHPAVLQALQNVVRDAHAEGKPVSICGEMAGDPAAAVLLMAMGFDSLSMNATNLPKVKWMLRQVNLSMAKELLAELMTIDNPQVIHSSLQLALKNLGLARMVNPASAKTL
- the rpiA gene encoding ribose-5-phosphate isomerase RpiA, whose translation is MTQDQLKQAVAQAAVDFILPKLDDKSVVGVGTGSTANCFIDALAKHKGAFDGAVASSEATAARLKGHGIPVYELNTVSDLEFYVDGADESDAHLNLIKGGGAALTREKIVAAVAKTFICIADGSKLVPVLGAFPLPVEVIPMARSHVARELVKLGGDPVYREGVLTDNGNIILDVFNMQITNPVELETQINAIVGVVTNGLFAARPADLLLLGTSEGVKTLRAE
- a CDS encoding NRDE family protein, which produces MCLIIFAWRPGHAQPLIVAANRDEFYARPTQPLAQWPHAPHVHAGRDLEAGGTWLGVGANGRFAALTNIRDPHQPPSPRSRGELVAGFLSGERSIDDYLADVVSRSREYAGFNLLVGNSNELWHFNARDSEAVMLAPGVYGLSNAGLDTPWPKVLKAKAALSELLDDPQPEALLAILRDSQTAPLTELPDTGVGLATETLLSSVFIASPTYGTRASTALIVRADGTRHMVERSFGPYGGHLGEVEIRI
- the lgt gene encoding prolipoprotein diacylglyceryl transferase — translated: MLPYPQIDPVALAIGPLKIHWYGLMYLIGIGGAWLLASRRLNRFDPTWTKEKLSDMVFWMSMGVIVGGRLGYVLFYDLSAYLANPTLIFEVWKGGMSFHGGFIGVMLAALWFGKKNNKSFFQLMDFVAPMVPIGLGAGRIGNFINAELWGKPTDVPWAMIFPPFSDPSQLPRHPSQLYQFALEGVALFLILWLFSRKPRPTMAVSGMFTLFYGIFRFIVEFVRVPDAQLGYLAWGWLTMGQVLCVPMVLAGLFLIWLAYHRAPAAPAAAV
- a CDS encoding sulfite exporter TauE/SafE family protein, whose protein sequence is MEFLLYLALGACAGVLAGLFGVGGGIIIVPVLVFSFKLQGFDPSILTHLAVGTSLATIIFTSVNAIREHHRRGAVRWPIFAWMTLGILIGAGFGALTAEAISGPHLQKIIGVFALIVAVQLALDFKPKASRTVPGKVGLTVAGSVIGWASAIFGIGGGSLTVPFLTWRSVPMQQAVATSSACGLPIAVSSALFFMILGWHDPLLPAHSLGFVYLPALLGIALTSMFFARFGARLAHNLSPRLLKRLFAALLFCVGLNFLL
- the ilvA gene encoding threonine ammonia-lyase, biosynthetic; the protein is MLEQYVKKILTSRVYDVAVETPLQTARQLSERLGNNIWLKREDLQPVFSFKIRGAYNKLTQLSDEERARGVVTASAGNHAQGLALAAKVLGVKATIVMPKTTPEIKVEGVRSRGGKVVLHGDSFPEALAYSLKLVDEKGYVYIHPYDDPHTIAGQGTVAMEILRQHPGRLDAIFVPVGGGGLIAGIAAYVKYLRPEIKIIGVEPDDSNCLQAAMAAGERVILPTVGIFADGVAVAQIGQHTFDICKDYVDEVITVSTDEICAAIKDIYDDTRSITEPAGALGVAGIKKYVDLNGVTGHTFVAIDSGANVNFDRLRHVAERAELGEGREAIIAVTIPEKPGSFKAFCEAIGKRQITEFNYRYNTGSEAHIFVGVQTHPDNDPRSALIASLSEQGFPVLDLTDNELAKLHIRHMVGGRAAHVVDEVILRFEFPERPGALFNFLNKLGGRWNISMFHYRNHGAADGRVVAGLQVPHDERHLVPAALEEIGYPYWDESDNPAYKLFLG
- a CDS encoding RNA pyrophosphohydrolase — encoded protein: MIDPDGFRPNVGIILTNDAGQVLWARRINQDAWQFPQGGINPQETPEDALYRELNEEVGLEREDVEILACTRGWLRYRLPQRLVRTHSQPLCIGQKQKWFLLRLISNEQRVRMDLTGKPEFDGWRWVSYWYPLGQVVTFKREVYRRALKELAPRLLTRD
- a CDS encoding DUF2269 family protein, which produces METLTALKVAHVVATVLLLASALGLAIWVGLARRKGDATAGSRTLQRPCVFVWLLMGLALLSMPFTGWWMVHLVGWPLGQTWILASSVLYTVAALAWFWLLVRLNKLRTAPGGVGKFTFALALFSFVCLIAIAGLMGAKPV